Proteins from a genomic interval of Candidatus Neomarinimicrobiota bacterium:
- a CDS encoding DUF1015 family protein — MAEIRPFKAMKPKEDVAHQVASVPYDVVNREEAKELASGNHLSFLRVTRAEIELDAKITPYSDRVYHRARENWERLQREAPMLRDDNPYFYIYKLCWNEEEQVGIAATFSIDEYQKDVIKKHEKTRPAKEDDRTNHILATEAHTGAVMLTYRGVSVLNDTVDNIMGENKPLYNFTAEDGIRHTIWQVPEELNNTIISEMEKVEHLYIADGHHRAASASRAREEKKEQNSQHNGDEDYNYFLGVLFPAEQVNILPYNRIIFRFPEDTQENFVERIRENFTVEETDLQAPPEQKTFCMYYDGQWYFLRPNDNVCPGESVGDNLDVSILQDYLLNPVFGIEDQRTDENIDFIGGIRGTGELEKLVDTGQAVVAFSLNPVSVDDLINISDAGEIMPPKSTWFEPKLRDGLLVHTI, encoded by the coding sequence ATGGCGGAAATTCGGCCATTTAAGGCAATGAAACCAAAGGAAGACGTGGCACACCAGGTTGCCAGCGTTCCTTATGATGTTGTTAATCGCGAAGAAGCAAAGGAACTAGCTTCTGGGAATCACCTGAGTTTTTTACGTGTGACACGCGCTGAGATCGAACTTGATGCCAAAATTACCCCGTACTCTGATAGAGTCTATCACAGAGCGCGGGAGAACTGGGAACGCCTTCAGAGAGAGGCGCCGATGCTCCGGGATGATAATCCGTATTTTTATATCTACAAACTTTGCTGGAATGAGGAAGAACAGGTCGGTATTGCGGCAACGTTCTCAATTGATGAATACCAGAAAGATGTCATAAAAAAGCACGAAAAAACGCGGCCGGCTAAAGAAGACGATCGGACGAACCATATCCTCGCCACGGAAGCACACACCGGCGCCGTTATGCTGACTTACAGAGGGGTGTCGGTACTGAATGACACCGTCGATAATATTATGGGTGAAAATAAACCGTTGTACAATTTTACTGCAGAAGACGGCATCAGACACACGATATGGCAGGTACCTGAGGAATTAAACAACACAATAATCTCAGAGATGGAGAAGGTAGAGCACCTGTATATCGCAGACGGGCATCACCGCGCTGCCAGTGCAAGCCGGGCCCGTGAAGAAAAAAAAGAGCAGAACTCGCAGCACAATGGTGACGAAGACTATAATTACTTTTTAGGGGTATTGTTTCCGGCGGAGCAGGTCAACATCCTTCCGTATAACAGGATTATTTTTCGGTTTCCCGAGGATACGCAGGAAAACTTTGTAGAGAGAATTCGGGAAAACTTCACAGTCGAAGAGACTGATTTACAAGCGCCTCCGGAGCAAAAAACGTTCTGCATGTACTATGACGGCCAATGGTATTTCCTTCGGCCAAACGATAACGTCTGTCCCGGAGAGAGCGTGGGAGATAATCTTGACGTCAGCATCCTGCAGGACTATTTATTGAACCCGGTTTTTGGCATCGAAGATCAGCGGACCGACGAAAATATTGATTTCATTGGTGGTATCCGGGGCACTGGCGAGTTGGAAAAACTCGTGGATACGGGCCAGGCGGTGGTTGCCTTTTCGCTGAACCCGGTCTCGGTGGACGATTTAATTAATATCTCGGATGCAGGTGAAATTATGCCACCCAAGTCTACTTGGTTCGAGCCTAAACTCCGGGACGGTTTGCTGGTGCATACAATCTAA
- a CDS encoding pentapeptide repeat-containing protein, with translation MVQDFTEDKVFTRQKFVSTPLPKGDYEYCTFQNCDFSGGDISEIRFLECEFIGCNLSTVNLMETSLRDVQFEDCKMLGVQFEECNDLIFSADFVNCQLNHSTFYRMKLPGTTFSNCKLHEVDFTESDLSEVIFADSDLRNAVFDHTVLEKADLRNAVNYAIDPETNRIAWAKFSVPAVTGLLSKYEIQIDFGE, from the coding sequence ATGGTACAGGATTTTACAGAAGACAAGGTGTTTACTCGACAAAAATTCGTTTCCACACCCTTGCCGAAGGGGGATTACGAATATTGCACTTTTCAAAATTGTGATTTTTCGGGCGGCGATATATCGGAGATTCGTTTTCTCGAATGTGAATTCATCGGCTGCAATCTCAGTACGGTAAATCTAATGGAGACGTCGCTCCGTGATGTTCAATTCGAAGACTGTAAAATGCTGGGAGTACAATTTGAGGAGTGCAATGATCTGATATTTTCTGCGGATTTTGTGAATTGCCAGCTGAATCACTCCACGTTTTACCGGATGAAACTGCCGGGGACGACGTTCTCCAATTGCAAATTACACGAGGTCGATTTTACCGAAAGCGACCTGAGCGAAGTCATTTTCGCAGACAGTGACCTGCGCAATGCGGTTTTTGACCATACGGTACTGGAAAAAGCTGATCTACGCAACGCTGTGAACTATGCCATCGACCCGGAAACCAATCGGATCGCATGGGCAAAATTTTCTGTGCCCGCTGTTACGGGCCTGTTATCAAAGTATGAAATTCAGATCGATTTTGGTGAATAA
- a CDS encoding glycoside hydrolase family 43 protein, whose amino-acid sequence MQILRRILQQITLMGLAAAVVLMTGCGGEQAQSQVAPVTFTNPLNDSGPDPWMTFYEGHYYLAATTWGGPEVGLTMRKAKTINELKIAEPVRIFQDSTESRCCNYWAPEFFLLDGPNGPRWYGYFTGGAPGDDFVNTQYMHVIESEGTDPMGPYTYKGKLVERNALDGGVMQLNGKLYAIYSVWNETQDLAIKEMSNPWTTIGEETVISKPMYEWERQTHPVNEGPVALQRNGKTFIVYAASACWGPDYKLGLLTYNGGDPLEADSWDKKPEPVFERADSIDVYAPGHNTFFKSPDGTEDWMAYHANDLESDGCDMGRTPRIQKFTWNEDGTPNFGTPVSTTEELAVPSR is encoded by the coding sequence ATGCAGATATTACGACGTATTCTGCAACAGATTACATTGATGGGGTTAGCTGCAGCAGTAGTGCTGATGACAGGATGCGGCGGCGAGCAGGCGCAGTCACAAGTAGCCCCTGTTACCTTTACCAATCCGCTCAATGACAGCGGCCCCGATCCCTGGATGACGTTTTACGAGGGCCATTACTATCTGGCCGCCACCACCTGGGGTGGCCCGGAAGTCGGTCTTACCATGCGGAAGGCCAAAACAATTAACGAACTGAAAATTGCCGAACCGGTCCGGATTTTCCAGGATTCCACCGAATCACGCTGTTGTAACTACTGGGCGCCGGAGTTCTTTCTGCTGGACGGCCCGAACGGCCCGCGTTGGTACGGCTATTTTACCGGCGGGGCACCGGGCGATGATTTCGTGAATACCCAGTACATGCACGTCATCGAGAGCGAGGGCACCGATCCCATGGGACCGTACACCTATAAAGGTAAACTGGTGGAACGCAATGCCCTGGACGGCGGCGTTATGCAACTCAACGGAAAATTATACGCCATCTACAGCGTCTGGAACGAAACCCAGGATCTCGCTATCAAAGAAATGAGCAATCCATGGACTACAATTGGTGAAGAAACAGTTATATCCAAACCGATGTATGAATGGGAGCGCCAGACTCATCCGGTAAACGAGGGACCGGTAGCGCTCCAACGGAATGGAAAGACCTTTATCGTTTATGCGGCAAGCGCCTGCTGGGGGCCGGACTATAAACTCGGTCTGCTGACGTACAACGGCGGCGATCCCCTGGAAGCGGACTCCTGGGACAAAAAACCCGAGCCGGTCTTCGAACGGGCTGATTCCATAGATGTCTACGCGCCGGGACACAATACATTCTTCAAATCTCCGGATGGTACGGAGGACTGGATGGCGTATCACGCCAACGACCTGGAATCTGATGGCTGTGATATGGGCCGGACCCCGCGCATCCAGAAGTTCACCTGGAATGAGGACGGCACACCAAACTTCGGAACGCCGGTATCGACAACCGAAGAACTCGCGGTACCCTCACGGTGA
- a CDS encoding T9SS type A sorting domain-containing protein, with protein MKWPLMCLSLVIFAMPLSAQSNSPLIRFIPATDTVRLYSGCLPPMMTYSVYRDSAGPDSVIFQSPYMSYVDSTGNWQSTEQSMFLIADSSAQWKYTVWYEPIDTLHWLYDSAFVVPPDSQVEFIKRFWITLIAESDSDTVDSLSQLFYGHQAGIGVAPKLATVEDFTLHPNYPNPFNSHTLISYTLQKAASVNFRVYNMQGQLCWSRETGVQPPGRYQTAFSSRDLPSGMYLFRLETPTGGVTQKWLIIK; from the coding sequence ATGAAATGGCCATTAATGTGTCTGTCATTGGTAATCTTCGCAATGCCATTATCCGCCCAGTCCAATTCTCCGCTCATCCGGTTTATCCCTGCAACGGACACCGTGCGTCTTTACAGCGGATGCCTACCGCCGATGATGACTTACTCGGTTTATCGTGACTCTGCCGGACCGGATTCGGTGATTTTTCAATCCCCTTATATGTCCTACGTCGATAGTACGGGGAACTGGCAGAGTACAGAGCAGAGCATGTTTCTTATTGCCGATTCCAGCGCCCAGTGGAAATATACCGTATGGTACGAACCGATTGATACCCTCCACTGGCTCTACGATTCCGCCTTTGTCGTCCCACCAGATAGCCAGGTTGAATTTATTAAAAGATTTTGGATTACACTGATTGCCGAATCGGATTCCGATACTGTCGACTCATTATCCCAGTTGTTTTACGGGCATCAGGCAGGAATCGGTGTAGCGCCAAAGCTGGCTACGGTGGAGGATTTTACGCTACATCCGAATTATCCGAATCCGTTTAATTCCCATACACTAATTTCCTACACCTTACAAAAAGCGGCATCCGTGAACTTCCGGGTATATAATATGCAGGGGCAACTCTGCTGGTCGCGAGAGACCGGGGTCCAGCCCCCAGGCAGATACCAAACCGCATTTTCTTCCCGGGATCTTCCGTCCGGAATGTATCTCTTTCGGCTGGAAACGCCGACGGGCGGCGTAACGCAAAAATGGCTAATTATCAAATAG